The sequence below is a genomic window from Kitasatospora kifunensis.
TGCCGCGATCCGTTCACCTACATGACGGCCAGGACCGTCGTGGTGGCCAGGGACCGGGCCTCGGGGCGCTCGCGCAAGCTCAGCCAGCCGGAGCGGCGGTTCCTGTCCGACTACCTGACGGTCACTCCTTCGGTGCTGGCCGCCGCCAAGCCGCGAGTCCCGTCCTCGCCGGTGGCGGCCGCCGCGAAGCCGCGCAGGGTGACGCCCTCGGTGCTGGCCGGCTCCAAGCCGCTGGCGGCGCGGGGGGCGATGACCCACCAGAGCACCTCGGCGGCCCGCCCCGGCGTGGCGCCGCGCGGTCAGGGCCAGCAGGCGCGCAAGGTGCCGCTGCCGAGCCGGCTGCCGGCCCGGGTGCTCTGCCGGGCCTGATCTGCGGCGGCGCCGCGCCGCCCGCGGTGAGCGCGGTGGCCGGGCCTCGCACGGGCCCGGCCACCGTGGTCCGTTCAGTCCAGTACGGCCTGTGCGTCGATCTCCACCAGCATCACCTCGTGCGGGAGTTCGACGAAGACCGTGGTGCGGCAGGGCTTCACCGCACCGGGCGGCAGGTTCTCCTCGATGAAGGCGGCATAGGCCTCGTTCATCGGCGCGAAGAGGGCGCGCTCGGTCAGGTAGACCCGGAACATCACGACGTCCGCCACGCCGGCGCCGCCGGCGGCCAGGATCGCCTTGATGTTCTCCAGGGTGCGCCGGGTCTGCGCCCGCACGTCGCCCTCGTGCAGGTAGGCGCCGGTGGCCGGGTCCTGCGGGCCCTGCCCGGAGACCTGCAGGATCGGGCCCTTGCGGACGCCTTGGGAGAACACCCAGGCCGGGGCCGGGGCACCGTCGGTACGGATCTCGATCTTCTCGCTCATGCTGCTCCTTCGGTGATGGTCCGGGGGTGACGGCCGGTCCAAGGACCGCCGGTCACAGGGGCGTTCAAGGGGTGTTCAGGGGGAGCCGCAGTCGGCGGAGATCGCGGCGCTGGTGGCGAGCAGCTGGGGCAGCAGCTCCAGCACCCGCTCGTACGGCAGGACCAGGTCGGGCACCGAGAGCGAGGCGGCGGCGACCACTCGCCCGGTGGCATCCCGGATCGGGGCGGCCACGCAGTTCATGAACGGCTCGTGCTCGGCCCGGTCCTGGGCCCAGCCCTGCCCGGCCACCTGGGCCAGCTCGGCCAGCAGCGCCTTCGGGGTGGTCAGCGTGCGTTCGGTGAACGGCGTGAACTCCAAGGCGGCCACCAGCCGCTGGCGCTCGGGCAGCGGCAGGTCGGCGAGCAGCACCTTGGCCACCGCCGCGCAGTGCATCGCCACCGGCAGCCCGATCCTGGAGTACATCCGCACCGGCTGGCGGGACTCGAACTTGTCGATGTAGACCACCTCGCCGCCCTCCAAGGCGGCCAGATGGACGGTCTGACCGGTGGCCGCGCTCAGTTCGGCCAGGTGCGGGGCGGCCGTGCGGCGCACCGAACGCTGCTCCAGGGCCCGGCTGGAGAGGGCGAAGAGCCCGGCGCCCAGGTGGTAGCGGTAGTCGGCGTCGCGGTAGACCAGCCGAGCCTCCTCCAGGCTCTGCAGCAGTCGCAGCGCGGTGGTCTTGTGCACCCCGAGCAGCCCGGCCAGCTGCTCCAAGGAGCGTTCGCCCTCGGCCAGTTCGGTCAGCAGGCTGAGCGCGCGGGTGACCGTCTGGCTCATCTGCCACCACCCACGGGGCTCTGCACGCCCGCCGGGCCGACCCGGGTGGCGGCCCACTGGGCGTCGGTGGCCTCCAGCAGCGCCGCTACCAGCTTCGGCGGCGGCAGGGCGCCCTGGTCACCGGGGGAGGTGAGCGCGGTGGCCGCCGCCAGGTGGCCCAGGCGCAGTCGGCGGCGCTGGTCCAGGCCGCGCAGCGTGCCGGCCAGGTAGCCGGCGGCGAACGCGTCGCCGGCTCCGGTCGGCTCCACCACCTCCACCCGCAGCGCCGGCTCGCTCACCTGCTGCCCGTCCGGGCCGATCGCGCTGGCCTGCCGTCCGGCCTCCTTGACCACCACGGTGGCCGGCGAGGGCAGCAGGGCGCGCAACGCCTGCGGGTCGCCGGTGCCGAGCGCGGCGTCGGCCTCGTCGGCGCCGAGCAGCACCAGGTCGGCCGCGTCCAGCAGGGCGGGCAGCACCGCCGGGTCGCGGTGCTGCCAGAGCGCGGGGCGCCAGTTGAGGTCGAAGCTGACCAGCCGTTCGGCGCGGGGTGCGGCCAGCAGCGCGCGGACCAGCGCCAGGCAGCTGTCGGAGAGCGCGGCGGTGATGCCGGACAGGTGCAGCAGTCGGGCGCCGGCCAGCAGCGTGGCGGCGGCGGGCTCGGCGAGCAGCTCGGGGCCGAGCGCGGCGGCGGCCGAACCCGCGCGGTAGTAGTGCAGGCGGCTCTGCCCGGGGCCCAGGTCGCGCGGGTGCGGGCCGTGGCTGCCGACCTCCTTGACGTACAGGCCGGTGGGGCGCAGCGGGTCGAGCGCCACCGCGGAGGTGTCCACCCCGTGGGCGGTCAGTTCGGCGAGCAGGCGTCGGCCGAAGCCGTCGGCGCCGACCCGGCTGAGCCAGGCGGTCGGCACCCCGAGCCCCGCCAGCGCGCAGGCGACGTTCGACTCCGCGCCGCCGACCCGGCTGCGGAAGCCGTCGACGGCCTCCAGCGGCCCCGGACGGTCGGGGAGCAGCACGGCCATGGACTCGCCGAGGCAGACCGCTTCCACCGTTGTCACCAGGCACTCTCCTTCGTTGACCGGCGTCGTCCCGCATGTTAGAACGGCATAGCAACATATGCAAAGGATGTTGCAACATGTGCAACGACCCACGTCAAAGGTGGTACTCGTGGTGATGGAGCAGCGGGCAGCAGCGATCGACCGGGCCAGGGTGGCCGCACTCGGCGAGGAGCGCCTGGACTGGCGGTTCAAAGCCGTCCCGGCTCAGGCCTGGGGGCTGACGGTGCGTGAGTACCTGGCCACCGGCCCCACTCTGGATCAGCTCGCCACCCCGCTGCTGACCCTGGACGCGGGCGCGCTCGCACACAACCTGCGAACCATGGCCGACTGGTGCGCGCATGCCGAGGTCGAGCTCGCCCCGCACGGCAAGACCACCATGGCCCCGGCGCTCTGGCAGGCTCAGCTGGAGGCCGGCGCCTTCGGCATCACCGTGGCCAACCTGCCGCAGCTGCGGGTGGCCAGGGCCTTTCGGGTGAGTCGGGTGATGCTCGCCAACACGCTGCTCGATCCGGCCGGACTGGCCTGGCTGGCAGATGAGTTGGCGGCCGACCCGGGCTTCTCGGTCAGCTCCTGGGTGGACTCGGTGGCCGCCGTCCGGCAGATGGACCAGGCGCTGCGCGCCGCCGGGGCCACCCATCCCCTGGAGGTGCTGGTCGAGCTCGGCGGCCCGGGCGGGCGTACCGGCGCCCGGGACCAGGCCACCGCGCTCGCCGTGGCGCGGGCCGTCGACCAGGCGCCCACCCTGCGGCTGATCGGCGTCGCCGGGTACGAGGGGGCGCTCGCGCACGACAGCACGCCCGCGGGCCTGGCCACCGTCGAGGCGTACCTGGCCGCGATGGTCGAGCTGCACGATGCGCTGCGCGCCGAAGGCCACTTCACGGGAGTCGAGCGGGTGTTGGTCAGCGCGGGTGGCAGTGCCTATTTCGACCAGGTCACCCAGGCCCTGGCCCCGCTCGCCGCCACCCACCGCGACACCACGGTGGTGCTCCGCTCGGGCGCCTACCTGGCGCACGACGACGGCTTCTACCGCGCGATCTCGCCGCTGGTGCGCGGCGCGGGCGGTCGGCCGCTGCGCTCGGCCCTGCACGGCTGGGCCCGGGTGGTCTCACAGCCCGAGCCGAACCTGTCGCTGCTGGACGGCGGCAAGCGCGACTTCCCCTACGACCTCGGTCTGCCCGAGCCCCAACTGGCTCGCCCCGGGCGCGTGTTGACGGGAACTGTCACCGCCCTCAACGACCAGCACGCGTTCCTGCGCGACAGCGACGCCGAGATCGGCGAGGTGGTCAGGCTCGGCCTCTCCCACCCCTGCACGGCCTTCGACAAGTGGACCCTGATCCCGGTGCTGGACGACGCCTCGGCCGAGCACCCCCGGGTGGTCGACCTGGTGCGGACCTTCTTCTGATGTCCACCCTGCTCCTGCGCGGCGCCACCGTGGTCGACGGCACCGGCGCGGACCGCTACCAGGCCGACGTGCTGGTCCGCGACGGAGTCATCGCCGAACTCGGCACCGGACTGAGTGGCCGTCAGACCATCGACGCACACGGCCTGGTG
It includes:
- a CDS encoding acyl-CoA thioesterase, translated to MTTHRNAHVLRCPTRWSDVDQNGHINNARLVGYIQEGIYDLFHHHAQAVQDSLFSAGFLIARHEIDYLEQLHHRPEPLLVRLTVERLGRSSAHVRVDVCRDPFTYMTARTVVVARDRASGRSRKLSQPERRFLSDYLTVTPSVLAAAKPRVPSSPVAAAAKPRRVTPSVLAGSKPLAARGAMTHQSTSAARPGVAPRGQGQQARKVPLPSRLPARVLCRA
- a CDS encoding RidA family protein, with the protein product MSEKIEIRTDGAPAPAWVFSQGVRKGPILQVSGQGPQDPATGAYLHEGDVRAQTRRTLENIKAILAAGGAGVADVVMFRVYLTERALFAPMNEAYAAFIEENLPPGAVKPCRTTVFVELPHEVMLVEIDAQAVLD
- a CDS encoding IclR family transcriptional regulator, which codes for MSQTVTRALSLLTELAEGERSLEQLAGLLGVHKTTALRLLQSLEEARLVYRDADYRYHLGAGLFALSSRALEQRSVRRTAAPHLAELSAATGQTVHLAALEGGEVVYIDKFESRQPVRMYSRIGLPVAMHCAAVAKVLLADLPLPERQRLVAALEFTPFTERTLTTPKALLAELAQVAGQGWAQDRAEHEPFMNCVAAPIRDATGRVVAAASLSVPDLVLPYERVLELLPQLLATSAAISADCGSP
- a CDS encoding sugar kinase; the encoded protein is MTTVEAVCLGESMAVLLPDRPGPLEAVDGFRSRVGGAESNVACALAGLGVPTAWLSRVGADGFGRRLLAELTAHGVDTSAVALDPLRPTGLYVKEVGSHGPHPRDLGPGQSRLHYYRAGSAAAALGPELLAEPAAATLLAGARLLHLSGITAALSDSCLALVRALLAAPRAERLVSFDLNWRPALWQHRDPAVLPALLDAADLVLLGADEADAALGTGDPQALRALLPSPATVVVKEAGRQASAIGPDGQQVSEPALRVEVVEPTGAGDAFAAGYLAGTLRGLDQRRRLRLGHLAAATALTSPGDQGALPPPKLVAALLEATDAQWAATRVGPAGVQSPVGGGR
- a CDS encoding alanine racemase codes for the protein MEQRAAAIDRARVAALGEERLDWRFKAVPAQAWGLTVREYLATGPTLDQLATPLLTLDAGALAHNLRTMADWCAHAEVELAPHGKTTMAPALWQAQLEAGAFGITVANLPQLRVARAFRVSRVMLANTLLDPAGLAWLADELAADPGFSVSSWVDSVAAVRQMDQALRAAGATHPLEVLVELGGPGGRTGARDQATALAVARAVDQAPTLRLIGVAGYEGALAHDSTPAGLATVEAYLAAMVELHDALRAEGHFTGVERVLVSAGGSAYFDQVTQALAPLAATHRDTTVVLRSGAYLAHDDGFYRAISPLVRGAGGRPLRSALHGWARVVSQPEPNLSLLDGGKRDFPYDLGLPEPQLARPGRVLTGTVTALNDQHAFLRDSDAEIGEVVRLGLSHPCTAFDKWTLIPVLDDASAEHPRVVDLVRTFF